One stretch of Chiloscyllium plagiosum isolate BGI_BamShark_2017 chromosome 17, ASM401019v2, whole genome shotgun sequence DNA includes these proteins:
- the cebpg gene encoding CCAAT/enhancer-binding protein gamma → MSARPVISTHPKENVAQNGVSRVPLQGSNGSSVQQVPQLPPVSPSGAGKAMAPSKQSKKSVSYNKESEEYRQRRERNNMAVRKSRLKSKQKAQDTQQRVNELKEENERLEAKIKLLSKELSVLKDLFLEHAHSFSDSGHPPFTETTGSGQEANTLGQ, encoded by the coding sequence ATGAGTGCACGGCCTGTCATTTCCACTCATCCCAAAGAGAACGTGGCTCAGAATGGAGTGAGCAGAGTGCCACTCCAGGGCAGTAACGGCAGCAGTGTGCAGCAAGTTCCGCAGCTCCCTCCAGTCAGCCCCTCGGGGGCTGGCAAGGCCATGGCACCTAGCAAGCAGAGCAAGAAGAGTGTGAGCTACAACAAGGAGAGCGAAGAGTACCGACAGCGCCGGGAACGCAACAACATGGCTGTGAGGAAGAGCCGGTTAAAGAGCAAGCAGAAAGCTCAGGACACGCAGCAGCGAGTCAATGAGCTGAAGGAGGAGAACGAGCGACTGGAAGCAAAGATCAAGCTGCTCAGCAAGGAGCTGAGTGTTTTAAAGGATTTATTTCTTGAGCATGCCCATAGTTTCTCTGACAGCGGGCACCCACCGTTCACTGAAACCACTGGCTCTGGGCAGGAGGCTAACACTCTGGGCCAGTAA